The sequence CAGATCACTTTTTGGAAATTACGGGTGGCATGTTGACGCGTTACAATAGAAACGGAGAACTCGAGTACGAAGTTTTCGAAGCTTCAGAAGCTTTAGCAGATGGAGAAATTTTAAGTCTCGAAGAAAAATTCTTAGCAGGACAAGGTCAGAATATCACTCCTGCGCGTTATGCAAAATCCGCAAGTGACCGTCAGAAAGTAAGCGACCAGGTGAAGGCTGCATTGGGCGGTGCTGCGAAAGTTCTGGGAGTAACCGGGTATTGCCGCATAGATGCCTTCGTTCGTGTTTATAAAGATTGCAGTGCTGAAATTATTTTCATCGAAGTTAATTCATTACCGGGCATGACTCCTGCTACATGCATTTTTCATCAGGCTGCCATTAACGACTATAAACCTTACGAGTTTATAGATAACATTCTTGACTTTGGTAAAAAACGTCTAGCAACCGTTTAAAAATCTCTTAAATTTCTTCGGGCACATCCTTTGCAGGATTACCTTGAATTTATCTGTAGAAATGGAAAAAGAAAGTTTACTTAAATTATTTATGGTAATGATCGGCTGTAGACCAAAAGGCAGGCTTACCGAGCAGCACGATATTTTTTTCGGGATTGCAGAATCAATGAAAGAATTAATTCCACACATGAACGCTTTTTGGCCGGAAGCAAAAGGAAATATTCATGTAGACGCTTATCGTGAAGTCACCTTTGTAAACGGCTACAGTATTAAAGTACTCCCAAAAACAAATGAGAAAAAAAATGCTTCTCCAGAAAATTTATTTTTCCTGAATCTCGGTGGTTACAAAGTAAACGAGTTTGAGGAGTTTCATTACAAAGTCCTTGCAGTATCAGAGACCTCCGGAGAGGCCATTCAGCAAGCTAAACAAACGGCTTTCTATAAACATTTCGGATTTAAAGGAGCCACTTCACACATCGATGACAAATACGGCGTAGATGTAGATAATATCTATAGGATTACCGATATTCTAAATTCGTTTTTTAAAGAGCGTTATTCTTTGCAGATCACTAAAGAAGAAAGTCCTGAAGATCTACTTCATATTGGCTACTTCCCGCTTAAAAAACTTACTTAAGAATTTTATCACTTAATATAGAGAAGCGCTCTGCAATTTCTTTGTTACATAAATTATGAATACTTCCTTCGTGTGTGTGATGAATTTCTTTAGTAAATTCAAAAGTAGTACTTGCAATGTCGGCTCCTACCTTTTGGTAAGCTTCTCTGAACGAAAGTCCTTCTGTCACTAGTTGATTAACGGCTTCCACACTGAAAATAAATTTATATTTTTCTTCCTTTACACTGCTTTCGTTAACATGAATTTCCTTTAACATGTTCACAGAAGCCTGCAAACAGGCCTGCAATTCTCTGAAGGCAGGAAACAGCATTTCTTTTGTCAATTGAAGATCGCGGTGATACCCGGAAGGTAAATTGCTTAATAATAAAGTAAATTCATTTGGTAGAGCTTGCAGACGATTACATTTGCCGCGTATCAATTCAAAAACATCCGGATTCTTTTTGTGTGGCATAATACTGCTACCCGTTGTTAATGCATCGGGAAAAGAAACAAAACCAAAATTCTGCGAATTATACAAACAGATATCCATAGCAAGCTTAGAAAGTGTTGCCGCTATGCTTGCCAAAGCTGTCGCAGTAATTTTCTCACTTTTACCCCTTGTCATTTGCGCATAAACAACATTGTAATTCATGCCTTCAAAATGCATAAGCTCCGTTGTAAGAGTTCTATTAATCGGTAGAGATCCGCCATATCCCGCACCGGATCCTAAAGGATTTTTATTCGCCACATTATAAGCCGCAATTACAAGCTCCATATCGTCGCAAAGACTTTCTGCATAAGCGCCAAACCAGAGTCCGAATGAAGAAGGCATTGCGGCTTGTAAATGCGTATACCCTGGAATTAAAATGGCTTTATATTCTTCGCTCTTTTTCTGAAGTAAATTAAAAAGCTCCCCTACCAGAAGACTTGTTTTTTTTAGTTGGGCCAAAGAGTATAATTTTATATCCGTCAAAACCTGGTCGTTGCGCGAACGCGCGGAATGAATTTTTTTTCCCACGTCTCCAAGCTTCCTGGTCAATAAAATTTCAACTTGAGAATGTACATCCTCCACTCCTTCTTCAATTATAAACCCGCCCTTTCTTATGATTACTGCAATCTCTTTCAGCTCCTTTTCCAGTGCGGTAAACTCATCTGCTGAAAGTAAGCCAACTTTCGAAAGCATTTCTGCATGGGCCAAAGAACCTGTTACATCAAACTCTGCCAATTCCAAATCCAGCAACTGGTCATTACCAGCTGTAAAATCCATCAACCACTGCGGCGTAGTACTATTCTCTTTTTCCCAAAGTTTAGTTTTCATTTAATTTATTTAAAATCTTTATATAAATATCAATTCCTTCTTCTATTTCCTTCACATAAATAAATTCGTCGGCACTATGCGAGCGCGCGGACTCGCCAGGCCCCATCTTTAAAGAAGGCCATGGCATCAAGGCCTGGTCACTCATAGTTGGCGAACCATAAGTGCCACGGTTTAATTTTATTCCTTCCAAAACAAATGGATGATCTTTACGAATCTTTGACGGTTGTAAGCGAAACGAACGCGCGGTAATTTCACAAGGCACTCCCTTTTTTATGATCTCAAAAACCTGTTCATTGGTGTAAGCGTCTGTTGTCCTCACATCCACCGTAAATTCGCAGAGCGCCGGAACAACGTTGTGCTGCTCGCCCGATTTAATTACCGTTACACTCATTTTAATGTCTCCAAGAATTTCAGATTTCTTAGGGAATTTAAAACTGCTGAACCATTTAATATGTTCAAAAGCTGCGTAAATAGCATTCTGACCTTCATTGCGGGCAGCATGACCAGCTTTTCCCAGCACTTTACAATCCAACACCATCAAACCTTTTTCTGCGATGGCCATCTGCATTCCCGTAGGCTCTCCCACCACGGCAAAAGCAATTTTTGGTAAATCTTCGATCAAGGCCGCGATACCATTTGGTCCCGAAATTTCTTCTTCCGCCGTTGCGGCGAAAATAAAATTGTATTTTAATTCCTCCTTTTCATAAAAAAATAAAAACGCCGCAAGTAACGACACTAAAGGCCCCCCGGCATCATTGCTTCCAAGGCCATATAATTTT is a genomic window of Sphingobacteriaceae bacterium containing:
- the argH gene encoding argininosuccinate lyase, translated to MKTKLWEKENSTTPQWLMDFTAGNDQLLDLELAEFDVTGSLAHAEMLSKVGLLSADEFTALEKELKEIAVIIRKGGFIIEEGVEDVHSQVEILLTRKLGDVGKKIHSARSRNDQVLTDIKLYSLAQLKKTSLLVGELFNLLQKKSEEYKAILIPGYTHLQAAMPSSFGLWFGAYAESLCDDMELVIAAYNVANKNPLGSGAGYGGSLPINRTLTTELMHFEGMNYNVVYAQMTRGKSEKITATALASIAATLSKLAMDICLYNSQNFGFVSFPDALTTGSSIMPHKKNPDVFELIRGKCNRLQALPNEFTLLLSNLPSGYHRDLQLTKEMLFPAFRELQACLQASVNMLKEIHVNESSVKEEKYKFIFSVEAVNQLVTEGLSFREAYQKVGADIASTTFEFTKEIHHTHEGSIHNLCNKEIAERFSILSDKILK
- a CDS encoding acetylornithine deacetylase; amino-acid sequence: MKEPDFINNDGLAGPLLKEEVIGLLQELISIPSFSRQENESADLIEKFLSNKNISLTRKLNNVWCRNKHFNAAKPTILLNSHHDTVKPNSGYTNNPYEGFIKEGKLYGLGSNDAGGPLVSLLAAFLFFYEKEELKYNFIFAATAEEEISGPNGIAALIEDLPKIAFAVVGEPTGMQMAIAEKGLMVLDCKVLGKAGHAARNEGQNAIYAAFEHIKWFSSFKFPKKSEILGDIKMSVTVIKSGEQHNVVPALCEFTVDVRTTDAYTNEQVFEIIKKGVPCEITARSFRLQPSKIRKDHPFVLEGIKLNRGTYGSPTMSDQALMPWPSLKMGPGESARSHSADEFIYVKEIEEGIDIYIKILNKLNEN